The genomic interval gtacTTTTCAGCACGCAGATAATGATCAGACGACACAATACAAATGGTCTGCAGAGTCTTTCCGAGACCCATATCGTCACACAGAATACCGTGAAGTTGATACTTGTTGAGGAAGGCCAGCCAGTTGACTCCGTCTTGCTGATACTTTCGCAGCGTTGCCTTAATGCTGACAGGCAGAGGGAAGGGTTTGATCTTGGACACGTCCAGCATCTGCTGCAGGAACTCTCGCTCCTTGTCTCGACCCTCAAGCAGTTCCTTGGACATGCCTTCGGGGTCCGGGATACCACTTTCGAGAGGAACCAGCTTGACGATCTGGGCaaaagtggtggtggcaaTCAGACGCACGTCCTGATCGGCATCTGACATACGACCCAGAATAGGAACAATCAAAAACACAACGTAGGGAAGAACATCGTTGCCCATGATGGCAGCGAGGTGGTAGATGCACTCGACAGCTCCCTGGCGTCTGTGGAGAGACAGAGGGTCGTTGAGCATAGGCAGGACGATTCGAACCAGCTCCGGAATGGCctgaagaggaagagtgGCACAAATGGTGGCAAAACACTTCGCAGCAGCGTATCGCACCACGGCAAACTTGCTTCCCAGGTGGGTGAAGACGCTGGGCAGAATCTCCATAATCTTCGAATGCAAGTTAGTAGACAGACAGGGCACCAGAGCTCGGATAATACTCAGAGAGTCAACCACAGACTGGCCAGAGGTGTCTTCTGGAGCATAGACACTGTCCGAGTTGAGCTCCACCTTGAGAGGGTCGAACATGATGGACTCAAGCTTTTTGCACTTTTCAAACACATGGTCTCCAAACTCGACCAACATGCCCTGAAGAGCTGTCTGGGCACCCCCTCGCTTGATTCTTGCTGCCTTGACTTCTCGCTGGTGAGCAATGACGTCAGCAGGGTCGGTCTTGGCTTCCTCCTTTCGCAGGGACAGAATGTTAGACTCCACCTTTTCGTTGAAGTGAAATTCAGGTGTCTCGGAGGTGTCGACACACAGGAAGGCACAcaggttcttgatgatcttgtcggTGGCTCCGGTCttgccagcagctccaaacAAATCAACCAGATGCACAATCgttgcagcagctcgatCCTGCAAGATGACATGCTCCTCACCCTTGATGGAGTCCATTAGAGCTCTGATGACTCCGTTGAGCTTGGGAGGAAGGCCGCCAATATGAATAACGGCAGATGCCAACGTGCTCTGGATAGACACATCTCTCTGGGTCTTCGCCTCGTGCGCTTCCTCCATGGCCTGAGAAAGAGCCAGGAGCGAGTCCTCCATGAGCTGGCCGGAAGAAAGTCGAGCGGTAGTGGAAATAGTCTTTCTGAGCTTCGGCACGTCCACGTCAATCAGCTTCTGAGCCTGCTCCAAAGAAAAGGCCTCGGGTCCAGCGTCAGCTTCTCCCTGTACCAGAATAGGCAGCTGAGGAAGCTTGGCAGCAGTGctggctcctccagcgtcAGCGAAGACTCGCAGAGCAGAAAGAGCCTGCGTTCGAACAGCCTTGAGGAAAGGTGTAATGTCGGCGTACAtggcagcaggaggaggagcaacaaggagctcagAAACAGAGGGAAGAAACAGCTTGGCAGAAGGCCCACATTCGTCAAAGATAAGAGCAGCAACTAATCGCTGGGTGGAGTACTTAGATCGAGCATACTTGTCCAGACGAGGTTGGAGACCTTGCAGAAGAGACTCGTCTCCAAGTCGAAGTAGCTGGGCAAATGCACCGGCAGACGTAACTCTGATTCGCAGGAAAACATCGTAAGGAACAATACTGATATCTCCAAGCAAAATGGGGTTATCAATGTTGACCACCAGTTGCTGACTGCCCCAATCGGTCTCCTTGTCAGTTGTCGTCTTTCGCTTGGTGTTCTTATCGACAGAGTAAATACCTCCACTGGGCTTGACAAACAGAGAGGTTTCCATCTTGTGAGAATGACGAGCCACACCAATGGGAGTCATAAGTAGAGATAAATAGCCCACAAATGGGAATTTGGTGAGTTCTTCGCtgggagcagcagccagcaGGGCCGTCCAAAGCTCGTGTGCCAGAGCTGTCACCGAAGGGTTCTGCTCAACCAAAAGAACCTGAAACACGAGTCTCAACAGGTGAGTGGTCACCCAGGGAGTCTTCCCATCGCCCTTACCAACACCTAAAAGAGTCAACATGGTCGTCAAGACGCTCTTTCGCACATTAGTGATGCTGTGTCGGAAGAAAGGATACAGTCTGGGGACCAGGTTTCTGAAGTCTTGACTAGGGTCCATTTCGGCATTGATCTGGAGAACATCCAAAACCCGAGGAATGGCGCACAACTTGCCGAGGAGATCCATCACGTTACCGATAGATGCACTCAGATCGTCTCTGAGATCGGTTAAACACTCCCAAAGCACGCTCATGAGCTCATTGATACGATCAGGTCTTAGAGTGATGTACTCTGAGATGACGGGGATTAGTGTGGCGGCCGAAACTGCCTGCacgtcatcatcagacTCTCTGAGGCCACTCAGAACGGCTTCATAGAGATCGTCGAGATAGGCCTTGTCTTTGAACAGCAGGTCAGTTCGCACAGACACCAGATATCTCAGTCCAAGCATTCCTCCGTGTCGAGCTTCCCATACTGTCATGGAACCAGGTTTGTTATACTTTTGTAGCACCAGTCCATGCAAAACAGTGAAGGTAGGTCTGATcgtcttctcgtccataTGCAACAGAAGAGCACCAAGGGTCTGGCCAGAGGACTCTCGAACAGGAGCAACGACCTGGTCACCCACGTAATCGCCAAATCTGTCCAGAGCAAAGATACAGCACAGTCTACATGCCAAATCTTCGATCCACTGCCGGTTTCGAGCGTCATTCTCCTCCACGGAGGAACCCCGTACCCGTCCAGCGCCCTTTCCGTGCACCTTAACCACTTCTCTCAGTCCCAGTGCGGCTCCATGTCGAGTCTCCCAGTTATCGTCGAACAGGTCGACCATTAGAAGTTCACAAAGACCCTCAAAGGGCCAAACTTTGCCTGCTCCGAGCTGAACAATGGGGGAAATGCCTTCAACCAGTAATTTGCCATCGTTTTCAGAGGTGTGAATGCCTCCAGGGGTGTCATCTTTGATAACAGTCTTTCCTccatcctccttcttgccaCTGACGTCCACAATCCGCACTTTGTTCGCATTGTTGCCCTTTTGTAACTTGGCTCGTCTCTTCGCCATGGCTCTCAGACGAGCTGAAGAGTGTCCGTCTGCCGGAGGAGTGGGGGTGGTTTCTGTCTTGACCTCGGTCTTGATTTCTGGAGTCTCCACTttgaccttctccaccacatTGGCTTCCACCTTGACATCCGACTCGTCCAGAAGACCGTCCTCCATGTACTGACCTGCCAAGCCAAGCCGGCTATTTAACGTCTTCTTTTGCTTCTGAAGACGCTCAATGGGATCCAGGTTGGCGTACATGTCCTCATACTCTTTTCCTCCGCTTCCCAGCAGTTTGCCTCCAAACTGGATGAccttctccagatcaaATGTCTCGAAATTGAGCATGCCATCTGATAGCAGAGAAATGTCGAGGTTGGCTGAAGCCGATTCAGCACCATCCTCGGTTTTGACCTCACTCTTGACAGCCAAGTTATCAGCCAAAGCAGCATCGGAAGCCTCCTCCGCATTGGGGTCCCATTGAGGACAGTTGGCTACAATGCCTCCAATGGCACGAGCCGCCGCAATTCGTGTGTCCCATTTTTTCGACTTTAGAAACGGGAAAACTCGCCCGAGTAGATTGAATAGTTCTTCGGGATGGCTCTTTTGAACATCTGCCAGCTGGTCAGCCGCAGTATTACGCACAAATGCAGATGAGCCTGTGTCTAGTAGCAATACAAGACGATCTAATCGAGAcatctgggttagtaagcACAATACATGAGACATGTGATGTGTCTGCAGGGACCAATTGAGACAGACATGCGGCAAAAAAAGACGACTCAATTCTGCCTGTCAATCTCTCCTATCGCTCATCTTCTTTTGTTCGTCATCTTGGTCGATAGGTCTACCCTCTGATAGACTCAAAATTAAGGCTCCATTGACACCAACCAACGTGCCTTGAGCAGAACACTCCACTTGTCTCCCACACACTTCTTCCGAGAACTCACCTATAATCACAATCTCTGTTGTTGCGTCCTAAATCACACTGAATCGTCGTTGCACGCTGGTATCGTTTCGTCTGGTCGAAATATTCTTGGTTCTCGCGTTAGTACTCAAGTCATTTAGAGTTCCCACCCACGATACGCGTAGTAATCGTGGGACAGGTGTATCCAGCCAATTTCTCTCGGTTTTCCGTTGCTGATGGGCTGTATGCCTCTTTAAACCGCCTTAGAATCTTCCCCGCCGCATTTTTCGCCAATACTCACACCTTGACCGACAGTTTTGCCGAAATCCAATTTTTGCAAACTGGCGGCCCCCATCGTTAAGTACACTACTTTTATATGCGTAACGACGGCGCCAATAGAGTTCTAGGGAAAAGTTTGATATATTTTCTGGGCCGGGTAACCCCATCAAGATTGCGCTTACGTAACCCAATGGCTGTTTTTTAGAACCGTACTAAAACGAAAGCAGTTGGAGCAACACCCTGTCCAATCATACGGCGAGCATTTGTTCATGGTTTCCTGTCGGAAGTGCGCAACAATGATTTTTTGTCGACGCCACAGGATTTCTTGCTCGAGACTCCGAATACACATACATTGGTCGATTTGAGAGTGCATGTGTGCTGCGGGCCCTCCATTGAAGGTGTTACCCGGCAGATAATCCCGTCTGAGCCGACCCAGCCCACTAATTTGCTTTACTAAGGAGCTTTACGCGGGACCTTGAGCTGCGACATGATGATGCTACAACGGCtggcagaaaaaaagagccGCCTTTAGGGTTCCAATTGAGCTGAACAATCAGAAACATGATAGCCGGaaattacaagtacaagtatgagtCTTACAAAGAAGGGAGTTATTTGGTGTGgaaattttttttgtgccAAGTCGCCTAATACCATTTACAGCTACCATAGCTATAACCAGTTTTTGTTCCTTGCTCTAGAGAGAACGTCTGCGTAGCGTACTTACTTGGTCGTACGCAGCTCACTCCGTTTATTACTCCACCAAGTCCCAAGCGCTCCGCCCGCGATTATGCAAAATTAAAGTGCTGCGTGAGCGAGATGGAAACCATGGAACAACGTGATGCGCGGTGGGTGAGGGGTGAGGAATTCGGAAAATGTGGTCATCTAGAGTATACTTGATAGTCGGATTGGGTAAGTCATGGCTTACAGGTGGTCGACGAGTGTTCAGTCACCTCTTGTTTTCTCCCTGTCTCTATGCTATGGCTCACGTTTGGCACGTTCACGTTATCGACTAGATTAGCTATACTGTATACTGCTGTGACATGGTGTGCACTGGTGGTGCACAGGGAACCAGACAATGAGTCGACCTCCAGGAGTTTATTCACAAGCGTATAAGAGTGTTGTCGGATTGTCTTGATGGCCAGAATCTATTCCGGCATGCCTGGTCCAGATTGCACTTTTCTGCGGTGATATACACCTATCAGTTCTAGACCCTGTCCATCAAACCTGTGAGCAATAAACGCTCGAATAAAGCACATCGCTTTTTACAAGTGGTGAAAAATTTCAAGTGTGAGCTTATTTGGCAGGGTCAGGAAAAAAAGCCTAAAATGTGTCATTGGGAGCAGTAGCAATTAGTCATAGTAAGAGAGCATCGAGCATATAAAAGACTTTGGGGTCCCCCAGTTTAgtctctctttttttctttcttcttctgacaGATAGATTCTCATCCACCTCTCCTCTAACACAACCAAGAATCGCTAAAAAAATGTGCGCAACAGATAACGCCCCCGCCGCTAACGCTGCTCCTGAGAAGCCCTCCAACGTTGGAGTCGAGGTCGGTCACACCGGCGAGCAGACTAATCCTTACGGAGCCAACCCCGCCGATTTCCTTTCTAACGTGTCCAAGTTCCAGCTCATCGAGTCCACTCTGCGAGAGGGAGAGCAGTTTGCCTCTGCCTTCTTTGACACCGAGACCAAGATcgagattgccaaggctctggacgACTTTGGTGTCGACTACATCGAGCTGACCTCCCCCGCAGCATCGGAGCAGTCGCGGTCCGATTGCGAGGCCATCTGCAAGCTCGGTCTTAAGGCCAAGATTCTCACTCACATCCGATGCCACATGGACGACGCAAGACTCGCTGTCTCCACCGGTGTCGATGGTGTCGATGTCGTCATTGGTACCTCCCAGTTCCTGCGACAGTACTCCCACGGCAAGGACATGAACTACATTGCACAGTCCGCTGTCGAGGTCATTGAGTTTGTCAAGAGCCACGGCATTGAGATCCGATTCTCCTCCGAGGATTCTTTCCGATCCGACCTGGTCGATCTCCTCAACATCTACCGAACTGTCGACAAGATTGGTGTCAACCGAGTCGGTATTGCTGACACTGTTGGATGCGCCAACCCCCGACAGGTCTACGAGCTTGTCCGAACCCTCAAGTCCGTTGTCTCGTGCGACATTGAGTGCCATTTCCACAACGACACCGGCTGTGCCATTGCCAACGCCTACACCGCCCTCGAGGCTGGTGCCAACCTCATCGATGTCTCCGTTCTCGGTATCGGTGAGCGAAACGGTATCACCTCTCTCGGTGGTCTGATGGCTCGAATGATTGCTGCTGACCGAGACTACGTTctctccaagtacaagctGCACAAGCTGCGAGACCTCGAGAACCTCGTCGCCGACGCCGTCCAGGTCAACATCCCCTTCAACAACCCCATCACCGGTTTCTGCGCCTTCACCCACAAGGCCGGTATCCACGCCAAGGCCATTCTCGCCAACCCCTCCACTtacgagattctcaaccCCGCCGATTTCGGTCTGACCCGATACATCCACTTTGCCAACCGTCTTACCGGCTGGAACGCCATCAAGTCGCGAgttgaccagctcaaccTGCACCTGACCGACGCCCAGTGCAAGGATGTCACtgccaagatcaagaagctTGGTGACGTTCGATCTCTCAACATTGACGATGTTGACTCCATCATCCGAGAGTTCCACGCCGATGTCACCAGCACTCCCACCGTTGCTGCCACCGAGGGACCTGCCGTTGAGGACGAGCccgccgccaagaaggccaagactGAAGAGTAAGGTGTTCTTATTTTCAGTGTAAATTATAGCATGTAAAATAACACACGCAAACTGGAGGACACAGTCCGAGGGTTTGTATATATCGATTATACGGAGACATATTCGAGGGTGAATCGTGCATATTGTAGAAGGACAGTAAGAGCCATAGATATAGCTTACATTGTGTGTTATCcgaatacgagtacatactgtacttgcacttcGGAGATAGAAATTGTGATTAGCTCGGATGCAATTTTTTCAACCTGAGTGTATGTCAAATTAGGTCCCGATTGTCGCTCCGACGGTAGATATGTTATGTGGAGATTGCTTCGGAGATAATAACAAAAATACAAGCCTCAGATGTTCAAACATGTATAGTCATATAATGTTAACTTGAGGGTGCATCTAACAGGCGTCTCCGGTGAGTCATTTCATTCTCGACGTTTTTATTGCTTCTTGCTGTGTCTGATGGTGGGTTGTGCAGCCTAGGAGCACATCgtacacacacatacaatCATGGCGTTGTGTGGAAGTGAGACATGCTAtttgtggtgtttttttagAGCAAGTGCTTGTAGAGGTATAGAGGCTACCAATCAATTCAATTTTCACTTATTGTCTTCTTATTgtatagtacagtacatacttgtgAAATAAGTACCTGGTACaacatacttgtacatactgtagtctaTGTGGTGACATGTGAAGTACAAATATACAAATAcgtatatactgtaccggcACATTTACAGTAGCAGCCTGACATCTCTTCAGAGTGGCAAGTCAGACACTCGTAATAAGTATACAGATGCTGCTTGGACCACTCGCTGTGCCATCCCTCGCGTCCACTCCTATCGGCAGGATCTGATGCAAGATAATCAAGGTGGTACTTGTCCGGTacactgtatgtacttgtactcgtacttgcgTGGTCTAGATTAATATGATAAATGTGTCCGAGACATAGAGATGTGTCCTGTTGTCGGCAATTCAGGTTAGCGTGTGATTGTAGTTGAGGCAATTAGTCCCTCTTCGAGGTGTATCGCACTACCTGCTCCAACTAATATGACTCTGATGGATCTTGCAATGATCCAGAGCTCGtttccacgtgaccttctTATCGAGCTCTGACCCGAAATTGTGCGCCACCATAGCTTCCAAAATGCACTGGGCTGATCCTCCAGGCACGACCTGGCAGGCACTGAGATGTTTGGCGTTGCAGCTCCAGCTGTAGTCTTCGTTGGTGTAGAGAGACAAGGTCTGACGAGTCAGCTGATGCAGCGGGTTCTTCCTGTGCCTTTTGCCGAACGGAAGAGGATGGCTGTTGGATAAAATGAGACACAGCATTCTTTCTCCTCGTGAACACGAACCCATGGCAAAATCAAAGGTCGGAATGTTCGAGTGAGGTAAATGTTTCACTTCCCAGCCCTGGGGGGCTTGACAGTCAGGTCTAGACGTGACGAGAGTGCCCTCTGGGATCCATTCAGGCACCTCACATGATCTATCATCGTCCATGGCGTACGCGTGAAGTCGCTGTAGAAACACAATGTCGGAGCTCACGTCTCCAATGAGGAGATCCTCGAAGTTCCACACCACGAAATTGGTGACGGTGGGTGAAAACAGGTACCATATAGATAGCAGCGAGAGGGCTCCAAGCGCATATTTCAACCTGCCAGAACGCATTGCTTCCGTGTCTGTTTCAGAGCCTATCGGTGGTTATCGGAGGACCTGATGGATCCAAAAGTGGTGGATACGGGTCAGAAGGAACACTCCCGACTCTGTTGCTACTAGACTGGAACAATTTATTatacctttttttttttctgcatataccAATCATTTAATTTATAACTTTGGCTGTGGAAAGAATAAACCTTTTGAAATGAATGGTACGCTTGCAAGAATATTAactaattaaacacgtttagtgtcatggtcccaacttggcacgtacctatttctcagtaaaaaaatcataaaaaaaacctggttcgtcccgtgttgtatgttggGTCCACATAAGCTTCGCGTGTTTTGTTCGGTTCATTCGGAAAAGCCACACTCCAggtctccagttctctaatctcaatccttccattgcccCTCTTCCGTTTgcattgcctttgaaaacgtctccttgtggttcttcttcgtcattggtttggttctgcgtcccctgtggtgactacgcgccctgctacgctgttctctcggtggcctcggccgccttttacgcttgctactgtCTCCTTCAGGGCCCGTTTTAGATCAACCTCCTCTGTTAGTTACACCTTAACATGCCCTTGGTTCAGTTGTCTCAGGATAATACGTAATAGGCGATACAACGGCTACTGGTTTTAGACCTATGTAACATTGATGAACAAATACTCGTATCAAGTGATTGTCGATCCAAGAAAAAAAGCTATTCCCTTGGCAGTGCTTCGTTGTTCATGTCGCAGTAATTCTATTATTGATCACGTATGTATATTGTCTGCATTTACTCCTCACGTACCCATTCGTAGCGATACGTCGTTAAGCCAAAGCTGCTTCGAAGATCTTTTAGTCAGTATAATAACACATTCTCAGTTTCTTAAACCGTAAGATATCTTCAAATCACTGATTATGTCTTCACACGAGGGCTTCGGAACTACAGTTCTTGTTCCTCTTTTATATACCCACACTAACTATAGATCATGAGAGAGATGGATGCCCCGCCTCCACCTCATCCCTTAGTTAAGCTTCTACTTAGCTCATAGACTAAGGCGCTACGTACTGTAAGTTTCCAGGTCTCCGAGGGCCGCACAACTACAAATACAGCCAAGCTAGAAAATAAAGGAAGACCTGGAAACAATTGACGAGAAACAATTCGTCAATTGTTTCAGTCTCATTAGCACTTaccactacttgtatgtattCTTGCACCCTTCCATTACCACCTCACATGCTACCTACTTCCGGGTAACTACCTGTAGAACCTAACTTTCTCCTGATGCACACTATGGTCAACACACAGCAAAGTTCAGCAAGACGTCGTCGACGACAGTCACTATCACACAGCACAAGATGCCCGAATCCAACCAGTCTGGCGAGGCCATTTTCCGTGAGTACTATGCGAACATGTGGCTCGAGTGAAACATACGTGACCCGTCCATTGCCACAACAACTCGTCtcatactaacccaggcTCTGCGGAGATGTCGCTGGTTCAGCTGTACATTGCCAGTGAAATTGGACGAGAAACGGTTATGTCTCTGGGCGAGCTTGGACTCGTGCAATTCCGAgacctcaacaagaaggtcaaTGTCTTTCAGCGAAACTTCATCCAGGAGGTCCGACGACTCGACAATGTCGACCGACAGCTGCGTCTGTTTGAGCGAGAATGTGAAAAGGAGGGACTAACCCTCGAGGACGGCGATCCCCACAGTGCTGCTTCTGCCTCCGACATTGATGCCctggtggctctgggcGATACTCTCGAGAAACGAATCACCGAACTTCGAGACGCCGAGGAGCGAGTCACTGAATCTCAGACCGAGTCGCAGGAACTGCGAGCTGTGCTCACCGAAACCGCCAAGTTTTTCGACCAGCGAGCCGGAGGCGGCAGCCGGGACATTGAGTCGCAATCTCTGCGAAACGTCCAGTTTGTTGCTGGAGTTATTCCCCGAGACCGAGTCGAGGTGCTGGAGCGAATTCTGTGGCGAGTGCTGCGAGGAAACCTGTTCCTCGAGACCGCTGagtttggaggagacgaCGGAGACAAGTCCGTGTTCATTGTGTTCTCCCACGGAGCGGaaatcatctccaaggtgGAGCGAATCGCCAAAACTCTGGACGCCCACCTGTACTGGATTGCCGATGATGTTCGAGAACGAGAGaaccagctccaggaggTCAACCAGAAGCTGTCCGACATCGATATTGTGTCGCAGCGAACCCGACACACCCTTAACACCGAGCTTCGTCTGATTGCCCAGAAGCTGCCCAACTGGCGAGTCATTGTCATCAAGGAAAAGAGCGTATACTCTACTCTCAACCTGTTCCAGTACGACACCAACCGAAAAGTGCTCATCGGCGAAGGCTGGGTGCCCAAGGACGACAtttccaaggtcaagaccACCCTCAAGTCCATCACCGACGAGGCTGACGTCGAGATCCCCTCTGTTCTTAACGTCCTCGAAACCTCTCGAACCCCTCCCACTTACCATCGAACCAACAAGTTCACTTCGGCCTTTCAG from Yarrowia lipolytica chromosome 1F, complete sequence carries:
- a CDS encoding uncharacterized protein (Compare to YALI0F31097g, no similarity) — translated: MRSGRLKYALGALSLLSIWYLFSPTVTNFVVWNFEDLLIGDVSSDIVFLQRLHAYAMDDDRSCEVPEWIPEGTLVTSRPDCQAPQGWEVKHLPHSNIPTFDFAMGSCSRGERMLCLILSNSHPLPFGKRHRKNPLHQLTRQTLSLYTNEDYSWSCNAKHLSACQVVPGGSAQCILEAMVAHNFGSELDKKVTWKRALDHCKIHQSHISWSR
- a CDS encoding uncharacterized protein (Compare to YALI0F31075g, uniprot|Q12726 Yarrowia lipolytica Homocitrate synthase), which gives rise to MCATDNAPAANAAPEKPSNVGVEVGHTGEQTNPYGANPADFLSNVSKFQLIESTLREGEQFASAFFDTETKIEIAKALDDFGVDYIELTSPAASEQSRSDCEAICKLGLKAKILTHIRCHMDDARLAVSTGVDGVDVVIGTSQFLRQYSHGKDMNYIAQSAVEVIEFVKSHGIEIRFSSEDSFRSDLVDLLNIYRTVDKIGVNRVGIADTVGCANPRQVYELVRTLKSVVSCDIECHFHNDTGCAIANAYTALEAGANLIDVSVLGIGERNGITSLGGLMARMIAADRDYVLSKYKLHKLRDLENLVADAVQVNIPFNNPITGFCAFTHKAGIHAKAILANPSTYEILNPADFGLTRYIHFANRLTGWNAIKSRVDQLNLHLTDAQCKDVTAKIKKLGDVRSLNIDDVDSIIREFHADVTSTPTVAATEGPAVEDEPAAKKAKTEE
- a CDS encoding uncharacterized protein (Compare to YALI0F31053g, similar to uniprot|P32333 Saccharomyces cerevisiae YPL082c MOT1 transcriptional accessory protein), encoding MSHVLCLLTQMSRLDRLVLLLDTGSSAFVRNTAADQLADVQKSHPEELFNLLGRVFPFLKSKKWDTRIAAARAIGGIVANCPQWDPNAEEASDAALADNLAVKSEVKTEDGAESASANLDISLLSDGMLNFETFDLEKVIQFGGKLLGSGGKEYEDMYANLDPIERLQKQKKTLNSRLGLAGQYMEDGLLDESDVKVEANVVEKVKVETPEIKTEVKTETTPTPPADGHSSARLRAMAKRRAKLQKGNNANKVRIVDVSGKKEDGGKTVIKDDTPGGIHTSENDGKLLVEGISPIVQLGAGKVWPFEGLCELLMVDLFDDNWETRHGAALGLREVVKVHGKGAGRVRGSSVEENDARNRQWIEDLACRLCCIFALDRFGDYVGDQVVAPVRESSGQTLGALLLHMDEKTIRPTFTVLHGLVLQKYNKPGSMTVWEARHGGMLGLRYLVSVRTDLLFKDKAYLDDLYEAVLSGLRESDDDVQAVSAATLIPVISEYITLRPDRINELMSVLWECLTDLRDDLSASIGNVMDLLGKLCAIPRVLDVLQINAEMDPSQDFRNLVPRLYPFFRHSITNVRKSVLTTMLTLLGVGKGDGKTPWVTTHLLRLVFQVLLVEQNPSVTALAHELWTALLAAAPSEELTKFPFVGYLSLLMTPIGVARHSHKMETSLFVKPSGGIYSVDKNTKRKTTTDKETDWGSQQLVVNIDNPILLGDISIVPYDVFLRIRVTSAGAFAQLLRLGDESLLQGLQPRLDKYARSKYSTQRLVAALIFDECGPSAKLFLPSVSELLVAPPPAAMYADITPFLKAVRTQALSALRVFADAGGASTAAKLPQLPILVQGEADAGPEAFSLEQAQKLIDVDVPKLRKTISTTARLSSGQLMEDSLLALSQAMEEAHEAKTQRDVSIQSTLASAVIHIGGLPPKLNGVIRALMDSIKGEEHVILQDRAAATIVHLVDLFGAAGKTGATDKIIKNLCAFLCVDTSETPEFHFNEKVESNILSLRKEEAKTDPADVIAHQREVKAARIKRGGAQTALQGMLVEFGDHVFEKCKKLESIMFDPLKVELNSDSVYAPEDTSGQSVVDSLSIIRALVPCLSTNLHSKIMEILPSVFTHLGSKFAVVRYAAAKCFATICATLPLQAIPELVRIVLPMLNDPLSLHRRQGAVECIYHLAAIMGNDVLPYVVFLIVPILGRMSDADQDVRLIATTTFAQIVKLVPLESGIPDPEGMSKELLEGRDKEREFLQQMLDVSKIKPFPLPVSIKATLRKYQQDGVNWLAFLNKYQLHGILCDDMGLGKTLQTICIVSSDHYLRAEKYKELEGKYKELESAGNTDAASLDGLKSEMAQVRALPSLIVCPPTLIGHWKHELNTYAPFLSVLMYAGHPSQRYLHADSLHKYDIVVTSYDICRNDNAVFTKQQYNYCVLDEGHIIKNPQSRLTQSVKKIHANHRLILSGTPIQNNVLELWSLFDFLMPGFLGTEKVFNERFAKPIASSRNSKSSSKEQEAGALALEALHKQVLPFLLRRLKEDVLSDLPPKIIQDYYCELSELQRELYGDFAKKQKSVVENEITTETVESKQHVFQALQYMRKLCNHPALVLNERHPKFSKIMKQFGGATGVKSINNAPKLQALQRLLLDCGIGETKGAEAKNGTSKKQHSEGDVPVISQHRALIFCQLKDMLDIVENELFKKYMPTVTFMRLDGSTEARHRHDIVQKFNADPSIDVLLLTTHVGGLGLNLTGADTVIFVEHDWNPMNDLQAMDRAHRIGQKKVVNVYRLITRNTLEEKIMGLQKFKLNIASTVINQQNSGLSSMDTDQLLDLFNVDDVAAAGNGTAAADANAEDAGLDATGSLGKKNPALADLGELWDEGEYTEEYNLDNFIQSLK